The Nostoc sp. 'Lobaria pulmonaria (5183) cyanobiont' genome window below encodes:
- a CDS encoding LuxR C-terminal-related transcriptional regulator, producing the protein MVALQALFHGIAQAQDEQTLRSHISAEMSEYFSATRCGLFFFAQIYLVDSKIQKALQIALSPQHNPVARYLLERHAPVHEALVVEPKTWKLICPRADHWHVMAGPIVSNGELVGVVGLTRQQGMPAFDSQNLTDLSALCLHISTWVAMARLQQPLLQTKRLTPREMQIASLVAQGQTNAEISAELWITENSVKQALKRMFRKLEVSSRAHMVAKLSTVSK; encoded by the coding sequence ATGGTTGCCTTACAAGCTCTATTTCATGGAATTGCTCAAGCTCAAGATGAACAGACTTTGCGATCGCACATATCCGCAGAAATGAGTGAGTATTTTTCAGCTACACGATGTGGACTATTTTTCTTTGCCCAAATTTATTTAGTTGACAGCAAGATTCAAAAAGCACTGCAAATTGCCTTATCACCTCAACACAATCCAGTTGCACGCTACTTGTTAGAACGCCATGCCCCTGTTCATGAAGCTTTAGTAGTAGAACCAAAAACATGGAAGTTGATTTGTCCTCGTGCCGATCATTGGCACGTCATGGCAGGGCCAATTGTCAGCAATGGTGAGTTAGTGGGTGTGGTAGGTTTGACGCGTCAGCAAGGAATGCCTGCATTTGATTCACAAAATCTTACAGATTTGAGTGCGCTTTGTCTGCACATTTCTACTTGGGTAGCAATGGCGCGATTGCAACAACCACTATTACAGACAAAGCGTTTAACGCCTCGTGAAATGCAAATTGCTTCCTTGGTGGCTCAAGGACAAACTAATGCAGAAATTAGTGCTGAACTTTGGATTACTGAAAACTCTGTCAAGCAAGCCTTAAAAAGGATGTTTCGCAAGCTTGAGGTTTCATCTCGTGCTCACATGGTTGCAAAACTTTCCACAGTTTCAAAATAA